GCCAACCGGGACTGCGCCGCCGGGCTCACGCCCTACACCGGCCAACCGGTCGACCGAGGGCCGTTCGCGATCAGCTATGTCATCGACTCCAACCAGGACCGGACCGGGGCCAACCCGACGCCGAGCACCGTCATCTGCCTGCTACAGGCGGCCAACGGCCAGCCCCTGATCGGATCGGCGCGCCGCTAGCAGCCGAGTTGTGTTGCCAGGTCCAGGAAGTCGGACGCGTTGACGTCGAACTCGTCGGCGTAGGCCGTGTCGGCGTCGCCGCCCGGACCGAACTCCAGCGGCCGCGCGACGAACGCGGTCGCGAAGCCGAGTTGGCCCGCGGCGCGGATGTCGTACTTGTGGCTCGCCACCATCATGATCTCGGCGGGCTCCAGGCCAAGATACGTCGCGGCCATGCGGTAGATCGCCGGGTCGGGCTTGAACACCCCGGCCATCTCGGCGGCGAAGACGGCGTCCCACGGCAGCCCTGCCAGCTTGGAGATGCTGATGACCGCCGACACGTCGGCGTTCGACAGGGTCGCCAGCGTGTAAGAGCCCTTCAGCCGTAGCAGCCCCGGCACCGCGTCGGGCCATGGCCTGAGCCGCTGCCATGCCAGCGTCAGCTCGTCGCGCTCCCCGGCCGACAACCCGCGGGCGCCGCAGTCGTCGAGGACGGAGTCCAGCGCGTCGCGGTACACCGAGCGCACCGAGATCCACCCGCTGTGCCGCCCCTGCGCCACCTCCAGCGCGGTGAAGTAGCCTGCGCGCCAACGCCGCACCACCTCGGCCCAGTCGACGCCCGTCAAACGGCCGCCGATCCGCTCCGCCTCCGAGCACACCGTTGAAAAGAAATCCGTCGCGGTCCCCTGCACGTCGAACAACAGCGCCTTCACCACAACGGCCAATCTACGATGTGGCTCGTGGCGCAAGACACCGGCGAGCGCGAACCCGACTATCGGTTCACCTTCGCCAACGAGCGGACCTTCCTGGCCTGGCAGCGCACGGCGCTGGGGCTGCTGGCCGCGGCGGTCGCGTTGGTGCAGCTCGTTCCGGAGCTCGGGGTCCCGGGCGCACGCCGCGCGCTGGCCGTGGGACTGGCGGTGCTGGCCGTCTTGACCAGCGGCATGGGGCTGCTCCGCTGGCGACAGGCCGACCGCTCCATGCGACTCGGCGTGCCGCTGCCCCGCCACCCGACCCCGGCCTACCTGGCGGTCGGCCTGAGCGTCGTCGGGCTCGTCGCGCTCGGGCTGGTGATCGCCAAGGCGGTCTCGCATTGAACGATCCGGCGGTTCGGACGACGCTCGCCTGGACGCGGACCTCGTTCGCGTTCCTCGCCAACGGCGCCCTGCTGACCGTCAAGTACCTGCACGGGCCCGTGGGGCCCGAGTCGTTCATCCCCGCCCTGCTGGCCGCCGCGGTCGCGTTGACGACCTACGTCATCGCGCTCCGGCGCCAGCGCGCGCTGCAACGGGATCCGCTCCCGGCGCGGCTGACGCCGCGCCGTCAGGTCTACTTCATCGGGACGGCGGTGCTGGTGCTCACCGTGGTGACGACGGTTGGTCAGCTGACCTAGCGCGGAGCTCGTGGCGCAGTTCCTGGGACAGCGCCTGGATTTCGGCCCGGAGTTCCTCGATGTGCGAGGCGGTGGCGGCCTGATTGGCGGTGTCCGTTTCGGCCACCCGCTGCACTATCCACGAGGCGAGCGACGCCGTCACGACGCCGATGAGGCTGATGCCGCCGACCATCAGCAGGACGGCAATCACCCGGCCCGGGACGGTGATCGGGTACTGGTCGCCGTAGCCGACAGTGGTCACCGTGGAGATGGCCCACCACACCGCCTCCCCGAAGGACTGGATTTTGGCGCCGGGGTGACCGCGCTCCTGGTCGAGGATGGCCAGCGACGCCACGTAGATGAGCAGGATGACGCCCGAGATCGTGTAGAGCAGGATGCGCCCGCGGACCACGTTGCCGATCGCCTTTTGCAGCGCCCCGACAAGGACGACCAGGCGCAGCAGCCGCAGCGGGCGCATTAGCGGAAGCGCGACCACAAGCAGATCGAAGAGGTGGCGGACGAACCATTGCCGCCGGTCGGGCGCCAGGCTCAGCCGGACCAGGTAGTCGACGACGAACATGCCCCACGCCACCCAGCTCGCCACGTCCAGGTCGTGCGCCTCCCGACCATGCGGTTGGCCGAGCACCTGCACCGAGTACACGGCGAGGAAGATGAGCGCGACGATCGCGAGCGGCCACTCCGTGCGCTGTTCCCAGCGCTGCCCCCACGTTTGCTTGATCATGCAGAACGGCCTCCGGTTGTCCGCCGAATTTTGGCCGCTCTAGGTTAGCTGGCCCGCCGCGCGAACCCGGGGCTTTCGGGGCCAACGCCGAAGGGCGCTCTTGGACGCACGGTGCCGGCGCGCCCGTCGACCTGATGGCCGCGCGCCGGCCGGACGCGCCACCACGCTCTCGCCCCCTCAGCCGGTGGCCGCCCCCGCCTTCGACTCCAGCTGCATGAGGAGCTCGTGGCAGCGGTGCGCGCGCTGGGAGTCCTGCGCCATCACGTCAGCGAAGAACGCCGCAA
This genomic window from Mycobacterium saskatchewanense contains:
- a CDS encoding haloacid dehalogenase type II — its product is MKALLFDVQGTATDFFSTVCSEAERIGGRLTGVDWAEVVRRWRAGYFTALEVAQGRHSGWISVRSVYRDALDSVLDDCGARGLSAGERDELTLAWQRLRPWPDAVPGLLRLKGSYTLATLSNADVSAVISISKLAGLPWDAVFAAEMAGVFKPDPAIYRMAATYLGLEPAEIMMVASHKYDIRAAGQLGFATAFVARPLEFGPGGDADTAYADEFDVNASDFLDLATQLGC
- a CDS encoding YidH family protein; this translates as MAQDTGEREPDYRFTFANERTFLAWQRTALGLLAAAVALVQLVPELGVPGARRALAVGLAVLAVLTSGMGLLRWRQADRSMRLGVPLPRHPTPAYLAVGLSVVGLVALGLVIAKAVSH
- a CDS encoding DUF202 domain-containing protein, which translates into the protein MNDPAVRTTLAWTRTSFAFLANGALLTVKYLHGPVGPESFIPALLAAAVALTTYVIALRRQRALQRDPLPARLTPRRQVYFIGTAVLVLTVVTTVGQLT
- a CDS encoding potassium channel family protein; this encodes MIKQTWGQRWEQRTEWPLAIVALIFLAVYSVQVLGQPHGREAHDLDVASWVAWGMFVVDYLVRLSLAPDRRQWFVRHLFDLLVVALPLMRPLRLLRLVVLVGALQKAIGNVVRGRILLYTISGVILLIYVASLAILDQERGHPGAKIQSFGEAVWWAISTVTTVGYGDQYPITVPGRVIAVLLMVGGISLIGVVTASLASWIVQRVAETDTANQAATASHIEELRAEIQALSQELRHELRARSADQPSSPR